A genomic region of Runella rosea contains the following coding sequences:
- a CDS encoding AraC family transcriptional regulator: MGSSKPILNFEGLYGDLNSRNPSEYIFLELITTRSQTFNWVIQPHIHTHLFQVFIVNSGQVKFQGSIRIDTYTAPCIFLIPPTALHGLTYTPDVSGHILTISETIIEDIFQTSSTIWKSFDKIHIIHLFDEKESFQAVTELIGAIETELFEEQSERRAMLNAYFTQLFVKLHRMVRQGQEQKKDNVTMSHFRKFQKKIKEANYPKSIPEFAEELNITPIHLNRICRSVSGHSAIQLVHRYLIDEAQKYLTHTSYSISEIAYLLKFEYPNYFAKLFKKYTGLSPVEFREKQRS, encoded by the coding sequence ATGGGCAGCAGCAAACCCATTCTCAACTTTGAAGGACTGTATGGAGACCTAAACAGCCGCAATCCGTCAGAATACATTTTTCTCGAACTGATTACCACCCGCAGCCAAACTTTCAACTGGGTGATTCAGCCTCACATTCATACCCATCTATTTCAGGTATTTATCGTTAATAGCGGTCAGGTTAAGTTTCAGGGAAGCATCAGAATTGACACCTACACCGCCCCTTGTATTTTCCTCATTCCTCCCACTGCCCTGCATGGTTTAACCTACACACCAGACGTATCTGGACATATTCTGACGATTTCAGAAACCATCATAGAAGATATTTTTCAAACATCTTCGACCATTTGGAAATCATTCGATAAGATTCATATCATCCATCTTTTTGACGAAAAAGAATCTTTTCAAGCCGTCACAGAGTTGATTGGTGCCATTGAGACGGAGTTGTTTGAAGAGCAATCGGAAAGGAGGGCCATGCTTAACGCCTATTTTACCCAGTTGTTCGTAAAGTTGCACCGCATGGTTCGGCAAGGACAAGAACAAAAAAAAGATAACGTGACGATGAGTCACTTTCGGAAATTTCAGAAGAAAATCAAAGAGGCAAACTACCCAAAAAGTATCCCTGAATTTGCCGAGGAGCTTAACATCACCCCCATTCACCTCAACCGAATCTGTCGCTCGGTTTCAGGCCATTCGGCCATTCAGTTGGTTCATCGCTATCTCATCGACGAAGCCCAAAAATACCTCACGCACACCTCTTATTCGATTTCCGAAATTGCGTATTTATTAAAGTTTGAGTACCCAAACTACTTCGCCAAACTATTCAAAAAATACACGGGATTATCGCCCGTCGAATTTCGTGAAAAACAGCGAAGCTAG
- a CDS encoding carbonic anhydrase: protein MDKFQRIFENNEYWVAEKLNKDPEYFEKLSKGQSPDFLYIGCSDSRVTAEDLMGVQPGEVFIHRNIANMVVSIDLNVMSVINYAVRHLKVKHIIVCGHYSCGGIKAAMQHADLGILNPWLRNIRDVYRIHKDVLNAIEDEQARYDRLVELNVQEQCINVIKLAAVQEAYRERGITVNGWVFDIHSGKLIDLKIDFPNILEGIMEIYRLD, encoded by the coding sequence ATGGATAAATTTCAACGCATTTTTGAGAACAATGAATATTGGGTTGCCGAAAAACTCAATAAAGATCCAGAATATTTCGAGAAACTTTCGAAAGGCCAAAGCCCCGATTTTCTGTATATAGGATGTTCAGACAGCCGAGTGACCGCCGAAGATTTAATGGGCGTGCAACCTGGTGAAGTTTTTATTCATCGAAATATTGCCAATATGGTGGTAAGCATTGATTTGAACGTGATGAGCGTAATAAACTATGCGGTCAGGCACCTGAAAGTCAAACACATCATTGTGTGTGGTCATTACTCTTGCGGGGGCATCAAAGCCGCTATGCAACATGCCGATTTGGGTATTTTGAATCCTTGGTTACGTAATATCCGGGATGTATATCGTATACATAAAGATGTGCTGAATGCGATTGAAGATGAGCAGGCTCGCTATGATAGATTGGTGGAGTTGAATGTGCAAGAACAGTGTATCAACGTTATCAAATTGGCCGCAGTGCAGGAAGCCTACCGCGAGCGGGGAATTACGGTTAATGGCTGGGTTTTTGATATCCACTCTGGTAAGTTAATAGACCTGAAAATTGATTTCCCAAATATACTTGAAGGTATTATGGAGATTTATCGGTTAGATTGA